From the genome of Lineus longissimus chromosome 8, tnLinLong1.2, whole genome shotgun sequence, one region includes:
- the LOC135492757 gene encoding sorting and assembly machinery component 50 homolog isoform X1 has translation MGTVHAKDMGPVERTRNEGQDEDFGLDGIPAKVVNVHIDGLGRTKDDLVMHEVRDVFKASSFKEMVKMAHDAKLRLERLGIFKNVGIFIDTSKGANARKDGYDITFEVNEMRRVVGGVNTLVGNNDASLLFNLRAPNTFGRAEKFVLEYSHGTKHSSGFNVNFTKPFEANPDAKFTAGVYQNQGDYPWSGYKETDRGVGLDISFQSLFGAHGLKWEGVWRELHPLTRTAAFDVREQCGHSLKSSISHTYVRDRRDDPVIPTSGSMLKIVQEYAGLGGDVQFMKHNLEFQISKSLIFDTVLQLSLAGGVMKSLNPNKDVGINDRFYLGGPLTLRGFNMKGVGPHTDGCAMGGEAYGLAGLHLYTPLPFRPGRGGFGDLFRTHFFVNAGNLTNIDFEKDSRQTLEHLYKTMRLSYGAGIVLRMGRIARMELNYCIPFKVQAGDSVNQGVQFGIGVTFM, from the exons GCGAAAGTCGTGAATGTCCACATCGATGGTCTGGGAAGGACGAAGGATGACTTGGTCATGCATGAGGTCCGAGATGTCTTCAAGGCAAGCAGTTTCAAAGAG ATGGTCAAAATGGCCCACGATGCCAAATTGCGGTTGGAGAGGCTCGGCATCTTTAAGAACGTGGGAATATTCATCGACACGAGCAAAG GGGCCAATGCGAGGAAAGACGGCTATGACATCACATTTGAGGTGAACGAGATGAGACGTGTAGTTGGCGGTGTCAATACTTTGGTTGGCAATAATGATGCAAGTTTG CTGTTCAATCTACGAGCCCCTAACACGTTTGGCCGAGCTGAGAAGTTTGTCCTGGAGTATAGCCATGGCACCAAACACAGCAGCGGTTTCAATGTTAACTTCACAAAACCATTTGAGGCCAATCCAGATGCCAA ATTCACAGCTGGCGTGTATCAGAACCAAGGTGACTATCCATGGTCAGGGTACAAAGAGACTGACCGAGGGGTTGGACTCGATATTTCG TTTCAGTCGCTATTCGGAGCACATGGTCTAAAATGGGAAGGTGTCTGGCGAGAGCTCCACCCACTCACGAGAACAGCAGCGTTCGATGTACGAGAACAATGTGGCCATTCTCTCAAGTCTTCCATTTCTCACACATATGTTCGTGATCGACGGGACGACCCAGTGATACCTACCAGTGGCTCCATGTTAAAAATAGTTCAG GAATATGCCGGCCTTGGTGGAGACGTTCAATTCATGAAACACAACTTAGAATTCCAGATAAGCAAATCACTCATATTTGATACA GTTCTCCAACTCTCACTAGCAGGAGGTGTAATGAAGTCGTTAAATCCCAATAAAGATGTCGGCATCAACGACAGGTTCTATCTCGGTGGTCCACTGACTTTGCGAGGTTTCAACATGAAGGGGGTGGGGCCACACACGGATG GTTGTGCAATGGGTGGTGAGGCTTATGGTCTAGCTGGTCTACATCTTTACACTCCATTGCCATTCCGTCCAGGCCGGGGGGGATTTGGCGATTTATTTAGGACACATTTCTTCGTAAATGCTGGAAATCTTACAAATATAGACTTCG AAAAAGATTCACGGCAAACCTTAGAGCATCTATACAAAACAATGCGGCTATCTTACGGTGCTGGTATTGTTCTGCGGATGGGAAGAATCGCCAGGATGGAGTTGAACTATTGTATACCATTTAAAGTACAAGCAGGAGATAG tgtGAATCAAGGAGTTCAATTTGGAATAGGAGTGACATTCATGTAG
- the LOC135492757 gene encoding sorting and assembly machinery component 50 homolog isoform X2 has product MGLGFLISEMSNLPHSWAKVVNVHIDGLGRTKDDLVMHEVRDVFKASSFKEMVKMAHDAKLRLERLGIFKNVGIFIDTSKGANARKDGYDITFEVNEMRRVVGGVNTLVGNNDASLLFNLRAPNTFGRAEKFVLEYSHGTKHSSGFNVNFTKPFEANPDAKFTAGVYQNQGDYPWSGYKETDRGVGLDISFQSLFGAHGLKWEGVWRELHPLTRTAAFDVREQCGHSLKSSISHTYVRDRRDDPVIPTSGSMLKIVQEYAGLGGDVQFMKHNLEFQISKSLIFDTVLQLSLAGGVMKSLNPNKDVGINDRFYLGGPLTLRGFNMKGVGPHTDGCAMGGEAYGLAGLHLYTPLPFRPGRGGFGDLFRTHFFVNAGNLTNIDFEKDSRQTLEHLYKTMRLSYGAGIVLRMGRIARMELNYCIPFKVQAGDSVNQGVQFGIGVTFM; this is encoded by the exons GCGAAAGTCGTGAATGTCCACATCGATGGTCTGGGAAGGACGAAGGATGACTTGGTCATGCATGAGGTCCGAGATGTCTTCAAGGCAAGCAGTTTCAAAGAG ATGGTCAAAATGGCCCACGATGCCAAATTGCGGTTGGAGAGGCTCGGCATCTTTAAGAACGTGGGAATATTCATCGACACGAGCAAAG GGGCCAATGCGAGGAAAGACGGCTATGACATCACATTTGAGGTGAACGAGATGAGACGTGTAGTTGGCGGTGTCAATACTTTGGTTGGCAATAATGATGCAAGTTTG CTGTTCAATCTACGAGCCCCTAACACGTTTGGCCGAGCTGAGAAGTTTGTCCTGGAGTATAGCCATGGCACCAAACACAGCAGCGGTTTCAATGTTAACTTCACAAAACCATTTGAGGCCAATCCAGATGCCAA ATTCACAGCTGGCGTGTATCAGAACCAAGGTGACTATCCATGGTCAGGGTACAAAGAGACTGACCGAGGGGTTGGACTCGATATTTCG TTTCAGTCGCTATTCGGAGCACATGGTCTAAAATGGGAAGGTGTCTGGCGAGAGCTCCACCCACTCACGAGAACAGCAGCGTTCGATGTACGAGAACAATGTGGCCATTCTCTCAAGTCTTCCATTTCTCACACATATGTTCGTGATCGACGGGACGACCCAGTGATACCTACCAGTGGCTCCATGTTAAAAATAGTTCAG GAATATGCCGGCCTTGGTGGAGACGTTCAATTCATGAAACACAACTTAGAATTCCAGATAAGCAAATCACTCATATTTGATACA GTTCTCCAACTCTCACTAGCAGGAGGTGTAATGAAGTCGTTAAATCCCAATAAAGATGTCGGCATCAACGACAGGTTCTATCTCGGTGGTCCACTGACTTTGCGAGGTTTCAACATGAAGGGGGTGGGGCCACACACGGATG GTTGTGCAATGGGTGGTGAGGCTTATGGTCTAGCTGGTCTACATCTTTACACTCCATTGCCATTCCGTCCAGGCCGGGGGGGATTTGGCGATTTATTTAGGACACATTTCTTCGTAAATGCTGGAAATCTTACAAATATAGACTTCG AAAAAGATTCACGGCAAACCTTAGAGCATCTATACAAAACAATGCGGCTATCTTACGGTGCTGGTATTGTTCTGCGGATGGGAAGAATCGCCAGGATGGAGTTGAACTATTGTATACCATTTAAAGTACAAGCAGGAGATAG tgtGAATCAAGGAGTTCAATTTGGAATAGGAGTGACATTCATGTAG